Proteins encoded together in one Thermomonospora curvata DSM 43183 window:
- a CDS encoding ABC-F family ATP-binding cassette domain-containing protein — protein MSPAVVLSGVTFAWPDGTPVLTGLDGAFNACRTGLVGLNGSGKSTLLRLIAGELRPQSGTITVAGSIGYLPQRLPLQTARTVSDLLGITAARTALHAIERGEATEANFAAVGDDWDVEERSRAELDRLGLGHVELDRTVATLSGGEAMLVGLAALLLRRPQVLLLDEPTNNLDLDARRRLQEAVDSWPGVLIVVSHDRALLERVDEIAELREGRLRTFGGNFSAYQEMLAIEQEAAERAVRTAESEVRRQRRDLMEAQVKLARRARYGKKMYESKREPKIVMGARKRAAQESAAKHRILHEERLQQARERLAEAEEAVRDDAEIRIELPRTRVPAGRTVLTVTGLTPPAGPATPDAGDEDGRDGAKPLRELIVRGPERIALTGPNGSGKTTLLRAVTGERPLPGVEVKVGVEGLRYLPQRLDVLDDSRSVLDNVRAFAPGASPNEIRAGLARFLFRGARADRLAGQLSGGERFRAVLAALLLADPPPQLLLLDEPTNNLDLASVRQLVQALEAYQGALIVVSHDLPFLDELGITRWLRMDPVCGLLEEPEGPRR, from the coding sequence ATGTCCCCCGCCGTGGTCCTTTCCGGCGTCACCTTCGCCTGGCCCGACGGCACCCCCGTCCTGACCGGCCTGGACGGGGCGTTCAACGCCTGCCGCACCGGACTGGTCGGCCTCAACGGCTCCGGCAAGTCCACGCTGCTGCGGCTGATCGCCGGGGAGCTGCGCCCGCAGTCCGGCACCATCACGGTCGCCGGGAGCATCGGATACCTGCCGCAGCGTCTTCCGCTGCAGACCGCCCGCACCGTCTCCGACCTGCTGGGCATCACCGCCGCCCGCACCGCCCTGCACGCCATCGAACGCGGCGAGGCCACCGAGGCCAACTTCGCCGCCGTCGGCGACGACTGGGATGTGGAGGAACGCTCCCGCGCCGAGCTGGACCGGCTCGGCCTGGGGCACGTGGAGCTGGACCGCACCGTGGCCACCCTGTCCGGCGGAGAGGCCATGCTGGTCGGGCTGGCCGCGCTGCTGCTGCGCCGCCCGCAGGTGCTGCTGCTGGACGAACCCACCAACAACCTCGACCTGGACGCCCGGCGGCGGCTGCAGGAGGCCGTCGACTCCTGGCCCGGCGTGCTGATCGTCGTCAGCCACGACCGGGCGCTGCTGGAGCGGGTCGATGAGATCGCCGAGCTGCGCGAGGGCCGGCTGCGGACCTTCGGCGGCAACTTCTCGGCCTACCAGGAGATGCTGGCGATCGAGCAGGAGGCCGCCGAACGGGCCGTGCGGACCGCCGAGTCCGAGGTGCGCCGGCAGCGCCGCGACCTGATGGAAGCCCAGGTCAAGCTGGCCCGCCGGGCGCGCTACGGCAAGAAGATGTATGAAAGCAAGCGCGAACCCAAGATCGTGATGGGCGCCCGCAAACGGGCCGCCCAGGAGTCGGCGGCCAAGCACCGCATCCTGCACGAAGAACGCCTGCAGCAGGCCCGCGAACGCCTGGCCGAGGCCGAGGAGGCGGTGCGCGACGACGCCGAGATCCGCATCGAGCTGCCCCGCACCCGGGTGCCGGCCGGCCGCACCGTGCTCACCGTCACCGGGCTGACCCCGCCCGCCGGACCCGCCACGCCGGACGCCGGCGATGAAGACGGCCGGGACGGGGCGAAACCCCTGCGGGAGCTGATCGTGCGCGGCCCGGAGCGGATCGCCCTCACCGGCCCCAACGGGTCGGGCAAGACCACCTTGCTGCGCGCGGTGACGGGGGAGCGCCCGTTGCCCGGGGTCGAGGTGAAGGTCGGCGTCGAGGGCCTGCGGTACCTGCCGCAGCGGCTGGATGTGCTGGATGACTCCCGCAGCGTGCTCGACAACGTCCGCGCCTTCGCCCCGGGCGCCTCGCCCAACGAGATCCGCGCCGGGCTGGCCCGCTTCCTGTTCCGCGGGGCGCGCGCCGACCGGCTCGCCGGGCAGCTGTCGGGCGGTGAGCGGTTCCGCGCCGTGCTGGCCGCGCTGCTGCTGGCCGACCCACCTCCGCAACTGCTGCTGCTGGACGAGCCCACCAACAATCTGGACCTGGCCAGCGTCCGGCAGCTCGTCCAGGCCCTGGAGGCCTATCAAGGGGCGCTCATCGTGGTCAGCCACGACCTGCCGTTCCTGGACGAGCTGGGCATCACCCGGTGGCTGCGCATGGACCCGGTCTGCGGGCTGTTGGAGGAACCGGAAGGCCCGCGGCGATGA
- a CDS encoding TIGR03668 family PPOX class F420-dependent oxidoreductase: MPELDAEQARRRLAGAPVVRLATADERGRPHLVVATFALERAADGDLIHMAVDHKPKRTRNLKRLRNIAVNPWVSVLADHYEDNWSRLWWVRADGRARVSDDPRELHAAAHLLAQRYPQYRHRPPQGPAIVVTVHHWVGWIYSAEDDISSTS; encoded by the coding sequence ATGCCGGAACTGGACGCCGAACAGGCGCGGCGGAGACTGGCCGGGGCGCCGGTGGTACGGCTGGCCACGGCGGACGAGCGGGGACGCCCGCACCTGGTGGTCGCCACGTTCGCGCTGGAACGGGCCGCGGACGGCGACCTGATCCACATGGCGGTCGACCACAAGCCCAAACGCACCCGCAACCTCAAGCGGCTGCGCAACATCGCCGTCAACCCGTGGGTGAGCGTGCTGGCCGACCACTACGAGGACAACTGGAGCCGGCTGTGGTGGGTGCGCGCCGACGGCCGGGCCCGTGTCAGCGACGACCCCCGGGAGCTGCACGCGGCCGCTCATCTGTTGGCACAGCGGTACCCCCAGTACCGCCACCGCCCCCCGCAAGGGCCGGCGATCGTGGTCACGGTGCACCACTGGGTTGGATGGATATACAGCGCCGAGGACGACATATCGTCCACATCGTGA
- the argC gene encoding N-acetyl-gamma-glutamyl-phosphate reductase, producing the protein MGIKAAVAGASGYAGGELLRILAGHPEFEIGALTAGSNAGARLDSLQPHLWPLGERVLAETTPQTLAGHDVVFLALPHGQSGPLAEQLGEDVLVIDCGADFRLQSAADWEHFYGTPHAGTWPYGLPELPGQRERLRGARRIAVPGCYPTVSTLALWPAFAADLVEPDVVVVAASGTSGAGKSPKPHLLGSEVMGSMSAYGVGGVHRHTPEIVQNLSAVAGRPVTVSFTPTLAPMSRGILATCTAKVKPGVDAGAVRRAYADAYADEPFVRLLPEGQWPATAMTLGANTALIQVAVDERAGRLVAVGAIDNLVKGTAGGAVQSANLALGLPEQLGLTTIGVSP; encoded by the coding sequence ATGGGAATCAAGGCGGCGGTGGCCGGCGCCAGCGGGTATGCGGGCGGTGAGCTGCTGCGCATCCTGGCCGGTCACCCCGAGTTCGAGATCGGCGCCCTGACGGCCGGCTCCAACGCCGGGGCGCGGCTGGACTCGCTGCAGCCCCACCTGTGGCCGCTGGGGGAGCGGGTGCTGGCCGAGACCACCCCCCAGACCCTGGCCGGGCACGATGTGGTCTTCCTGGCGCTGCCGCACGGCCAATCCGGCCCGCTGGCCGAACAGCTCGGCGAGGACGTGCTGGTGATCGACTGCGGCGCCGACTTCCGCCTGCAAAGCGCCGCCGACTGGGAGCACTTCTACGGCACCCCCCACGCCGGCACCTGGCCGTACGGGCTGCCGGAGCTGCCGGGGCAGCGCGAGCGGCTGCGCGGCGCCCGCCGCATCGCGGTGCCCGGCTGCTACCCCACGGTCTCCACGCTGGCGCTGTGGCCGGCCTTCGCCGCCGACTTGGTGGAACCGGACGTGGTGGTGGTGGCCGCCTCCGGCACCTCCGGCGCCGGCAAGAGCCCCAAACCCCACCTGCTGGGCAGCGAAGTCATGGGCTCGATGTCGGCCTATGGCGTCGGCGGTGTGCACCGCCACACCCCCGAGATCGTCCAGAACCTCAGCGCGGTGGCCGGCCGCCCGGTCACCGTCTCCTTCACCCCCACCCTGGCGCCGATGAGCCGCGGCATCCTGGCCACCTGCACCGCCAAGGTCAAGCCCGGGGTGGACGCGGGCGCCGTCCGCCGCGCCTACGCCGACGCCTACGCCGATGAGCCGTTCGTCCGGCTGCTGCCGGAGGGCCAGTGGCCCGCCACCGCCATGACCCTGGGCGCCAACACCGCCCTCATCCAGGTCGCCGTCGACGAGCGCGCCGGGCGCCTGGTGGCCGTCGGCGCCATCGACAA